In the genome of Bradyrhizobium arachidis, one region contains:
- a CDS encoding pseudouridine synthase, translated as MPRDSDKDNDSRGRRGPAKGGRSGKPRGPEKKFAKRGFEGKGDRDSRPPRGDRDSRPFRRREDGDAPRRDFSDRPRFKRDDRGGEGRGERSFKPRGDRPFSDRSSRDGEKRPFKPRGDRPSHGRDDRPPRSRDRDESRPAGRSGGERKFGEKRPYAPRGERPERKFDGERKFSRGGDRGDRGDRARDRGERGDSKPWQKRDAGPRGDRPRKSFDKDFGGRDRGDEKPWRQRDDRREGGRGGEDRPRFSRRRDEGGDDRPRFSRPREERSGDDRPRFNRSREGRPEGRMDWQEHPRSEGRFRDRPRRDNEDDSRIFEKRPAFGGRGAYRERDRDFEGRPRRDEAPKPKKTGERIAKALARAGLASRRDAEEMVTQGRVTVNGRVINSPALDITQNDVVLVDGKPLPPRERTRLFLYHKPRGLMTTHDDPEGRPTVFDNLPEGLPRLISVGRLDFNTEGLLLLTNDGGLARTLELPDTGWLRRYRVRAHGDVTQAQLDALKSGIEVEGVKYGPIEATLERDQGANVWLVFAIREGKNREVRNVCAHLGLEVNRLIRVSYGPFQLGEIPEGQVDEIKSRVLREQLGDKVIEKSGAEFDVPSKSSRVDDAPSAKKPASKRAVIADRKGRRVLVQRTGSEEARERNEMEANGYGPPRRPKRGYHGKRDLTPRED; from the coding sequence ATGCCTCGCGACAGCGACAAAGACAACGATTCCCGCGGCCGGCGAGGCCCGGCCAAAGGCGGCCGCAGCGGCAAGCCGCGCGGCCCCGAGAAGAAGTTCGCCAAGCGCGGCTTCGAGGGCAAAGGCGACCGCGACAGCCGTCCGCCCCGTGGCGACCGCGACAGCCGCCCGTTCCGCCGCCGCGAGGACGGCGATGCCCCGCGCCGCGATTTCTCCGACCGCCCGCGCTTCAAGCGCGATGACCGCGGCGGCGAAGGCCGCGGCGAGCGCAGCTTCAAGCCGCGTGGCGACCGTCCCTTCTCCGATCGCTCCTCGCGCGATGGCGAGAAGCGGCCGTTCAAGCCGCGTGGCGACCGCCCGTCCCATGGCCGCGACGACCGTCCGCCGCGCAGCCGGGATCGCGACGAGTCGCGGCCGGCCGGCCGGTCCGGTGGTGAGAGGAAGTTCGGCGAGAAGCGGCCCTATGCGCCGCGCGGCGAGCGTCCCGAGCGCAAGTTCGACGGCGAGCGGAAGTTTTCGCGGGGCGGCGACCGTGGAGATCGCGGTGACCGTGCGCGCGATCGTGGCGAGCGCGGCGATTCCAAGCCGTGGCAGAAGCGCGATGCGGGCCCGCGCGGCGACCGTCCGCGCAAGTCCTTCGACAAGGATTTCGGCGGCCGCGATCGCGGCGACGAGAAGCCCTGGCGTCAGCGCGACGACCGTCGTGAGGGTGGTCGCGGCGGCGAGGACCGTCCGCGTTTCTCGCGACGCCGCGACGAGGGCGGTGATGATCGCCCGCGTTTCTCGCGTCCGCGCGAGGAGCGGTCCGGTGACGATCGTCCGCGGTTCAACCGCTCGCGCGAGGGGCGGCCGGAAGGCCGCATGGACTGGCAGGAGCATCCGCGCAGCGAGGGCCGCTTCCGCGACCGTCCACGCCGCGACAACGAGGACGACAGCAGGATCTTCGAGAAGCGTCCGGCCTTCGGCGGCCGCGGCGCCTATCGCGAGCGCGACCGCGATTTCGAGGGGCGGCCGCGCCGCGACGAGGCGCCGAAGCCGAAGAAGACCGGCGAGCGCATCGCCAAGGCGCTGGCCCGTGCGGGCCTCGCCTCGCGCCGCGACGCCGAGGAGATGGTCACGCAGGGCCGCGTCACCGTCAACGGGCGTGTGATCAACTCGCCCGCGCTCGACATCACGCAGAACGACGTCGTCCTGGTCGACGGCAAGCCGTTGCCGCCGCGCGAGCGCACGCGGCTGTTCCTCTACCACAAGCCGCGCGGGCTGATGACGACGCATGACGATCCCGAAGGACGTCCGACTGTGTTCGACAATCTGCCCGAAGGCCTGCCGCGGCTGATCAGCGTCGGCCGGCTCGACTTCAACACGGAAGGCCTGCTGCTGCTCACCAACGACGGCGGTCTTGCGCGCACGCTCGAGCTGCCCGACACCGGTTGGCTGCGCCGCTACCGCGTCCGCGCCCATGGCGACGTCACCCAGGCGCAGCTCGACGCGCTCAAGAGCGGCATCGAGGTCGAGGGCGTCAAATACGGTCCGATCGAGGCGACGCTGGAACGCGACCAGGGCGCCAATGTCTGGCTGGTGTTCGCGATCCGCGAGGGCAAGAACCGCGAGGTGCGCAATGTCTGCGCTCATCTCGGGCTCGAGGTGAACCGGCTGATCCGGGTCTCCTATGGCCCGTTCCAGCTCGGCGAGATCCCCGAAGGCCAGGTCGACGAGATCAAGTCACGCGTGCTGCGCGAGCAGCTCGGTGACAAGGTGATCGAGAAGTCGGGCGCCGAATTCGACGTGCCGTCGAAATCCTCGCGCGTCGACGACGCGCCGAGCGCGAAGAAGCCCGCCAGCAAGCGCGCCGTGATCGCCGACCGCAAGGGCCGCCGCGTGCTGGTGCAGCGCACCGGCAGCGAGGAGGCGCGCGAGCGCAACGAGATGGAAGCGAACGGCTACGGCCCGCCGCGTCGTCCCAAACGCGGCTATCACGGCAAGCGCGACCTGACGCCGCGGGAGGATTAG
- a CDS encoding nucleoside deaminase, translating to MIRGLKAPSFMDLALKTAENAGKAGEVPIGCVVVRDYEVIATAGNRTLTDHDPTAHAELVALREAARKIGSERLVDCDLYVTLEPCTMCAGAISFARVRRLYYGAADPKGGAVESGVRFFASPTCHHAPDVYSGVGESEAARLLKEFFRERR from the coding sequence ATGATACGAGGCTTGAAAGCCCCCTCTTTCATGGATTTGGCGCTCAAGACGGCCGAAAATGCCGGAAAAGCGGGCGAAGTTCCGATCGGATGCGTGGTGGTCCGCGATTACGAGGTCATCGCCACCGCCGGCAACCGGACGCTGACCGACCATGACCCCACCGCCCATGCCGAACTCGTTGCGCTGCGCGAGGCGGCCAGGAAAATCGGCAGCGAGCGCCTCGTCGACTGCGACCTCTACGTGACGCTGGAGCCGTGCACCATGTGTGCGGGCGCGATCTCCTTTGCAAGGGTGCGCCGGCTCTATTACGGCGCCGCCGACCCCAAGGGCGGCGCGGTCGAATCCGGCGTGCGGTTCTTCGCCTCGCCGACCTGTCACCACGCCCCGGATGTCTATTCCGGCGTCGGCGAGAGCGAGGCGGCGCGGCTGCTCAAGGAGTTCTTCCGGGAGCGGCGCTAA
- a CDS encoding winged helix-turn-helix domain-containing protein: protein MAELDDIIHQPLRLKIMAALNSLPTAAAGLEFSRLKKLTGATDGNLGAHIETLAKAGYVSVDKAFVGKKPQTTVTATAAGRGAFARHVATLQEIIAGKQV from the coding sequence ATGGCCGAGCTCGACGACATCATCCACCAGCCGTTGCGCTTGAAGATCATGGCCGCCCTGAATTCGCTGCCGACCGCCGCCGCGGGTCTCGAATTCTCCCGCCTCAAGAAGCTCACCGGTGCCACCGACGGCAATCTCGGCGCCCATATCGAGACCTTGGCCAAGGCCGGCTACGTCTCGGTCGACAAGGCCTTCGTCGGCAAGAAACCGCAGACTACCGTCACCGCTACGGCAGCCGGCCGCGGCGCCTTCGCGCGGCACGTCGCGACGTTGCAGGAGATCATTGCGGGGAAGCAGGTGTAG
- the rsmD gene encoding 16S rRNA (guanine(966)-N(2))-methyltransferase RsmD, whose product MRVVGGRLKGRNLASPSSRDIRPTADRLREAVFNILVHAYDDPIEDARVLDLFAGTGALGIEASSRGAKFTLFVDNGAEARALLRNNVETLGLGGVTKVYRRDATDLGPAHPVEPFSLVFLDPPYGKGFAEKALASLRDGGWLTSGALLVVEEARAAQFVTPEGFEELERRAYDDTEFVFLKRP is encoded by the coding sequence TTGCGCGTCGTCGGCGGCAGGTTGAAGGGGCGCAATCTCGCCTCACCGTCCTCGCGCGACATCCGCCCGACGGCGGACCGCCTGCGCGAGGCCGTGTTCAACATCCTCGTGCACGCCTATGACGATCCGATCGAGGATGCGCGCGTGCTCGATCTCTTCGCCGGCACCGGCGCGCTCGGCATCGAGGCGTCCTCGCGCGGCGCGAAGTTCACGCTATTCGTGGACAACGGCGCGGAGGCGCGGGCGCTGCTGCGCAACAATGTCGAGACGCTCGGCCTCGGCGGCGTCACCAAAGTCTATCGCCGCGATGCCACCGATCTCGGCCCAGCGCACCCCGTCGAGCCATTCTCGCTGGTCTTCCTCGATCCGCCCTATGGCAAGGGCTTTGCGGAGAAGGCGCTCGCGTCCTTGCGTGACGGCGGCTGGCTGACATCGGGCGCACTGCTGGTGGTGGAAGAGGCGAGAGCCGCGCAGTTCGTGACGCCGGAAGGGTTTGAGGAGCTGGAGCGACGGGCGTACGACGACACCGAGTTTGTGTTTTTGAAGAGGCCGTAG
- the purD gene encoding phosphoribosylamine--glycine ligase codes for MHILLLGSGGREHALAWKIAASPLVTKFWCAPGNAGMAREAECVALDIADHAAVIEFCKKNAVELVVVGPETPLAAGIVDDLSAAGIKAFGPNKIPAQLESSKGFTKALCTEFGIPTGAYKRFTKPEDARDYVNSQGAPIVVKADGLAAGKGVVVAKTVREAEDAIAMMFEGAFGEAGAEVVIEEFLPGREISFFALCDGETAIPLASAQDHKRVFDHDVGPNTGGMGAYSPTPLVTPAIHDAIMAKIILPTVAGMKKRGTPFRGILYAGIMLTTQGPKLFEFNVRFGDPECQVLMLRMMSDIVPAFIAACDGELKHFDLRWYPESALTVVMAAKGYPGDYQKGTRIEGLDDAAKVETVEIFHAGTVEKESAILANGGRVLNVCALGKTVTEAQSRAYQAVDRINWPDGFCRRDIGWQAVEAEKAKG; via the coding sequence ATGCACATTCTCCTGCTCGGTTCCGGCGGCCGCGAACATGCCCTGGCGTGGAAGATCGCAGCTTCTCCCCTGGTGACCAAATTCTGGTGCGCGCCCGGCAATGCCGGCATGGCGCGCGAGGCGGAGTGCGTGGCGCTCGATATCGCCGACCATGCCGCGGTGATCGAGTTCTGCAAGAAGAATGCGGTCGAGCTCGTGGTGGTCGGCCCGGAGACGCCGCTCGCCGCCGGCATCGTCGATGATCTCTCGGCCGCCGGTATCAAGGCGTTCGGTCCGAACAAGATCCCGGCCCAGCTCGAAAGCTCCAAGGGTTTCACCAAGGCGCTCTGCACCGAATTCGGCATTCCGACCGGCGCCTACAAGCGCTTCACCAAGCCTGAGGATGCGCGCGACTACGTCAACAGCCAGGGCGCGCCGATCGTCGTCAAGGCCGACGGCCTTGCCGCCGGCAAGGGCGTCGTCGTCGCCAAGACCGTGCGCGAGGCCGAGGACGCCATCGCCATGATGTTCGAGGGCGCTTTTGGCGAGGCCGGCGCGGAGGTCGTGATCGAGGAGTTTCTGCCCGGCCGCGAGATCAGCTTCTTCGCGCTGTGCGACGGCGAGACGGCCATCCCGCTCGCCTCGGCGCAGGACCACAAGCGCGTGTTCGACCATGATGTCGGCCCGAACACCGGCGGCATGGGCGCCTATTCGCCGACGCCGCTGGTCACGCCCGCGATCCACGACGCGATCATGGCCAAGATCATTTTGCCGACGGTCGCCGGCATGAAAAAGCGCGGCACGCCGTTCCGCGGCATCCTGTACGCCGGCATCATGCTGACGACGCAGGGGCCGAAGCTGTTCGAGTTCAACGTGCGCTTCGGCGATCCCGAGTGCCAGGTGCTGATGCTGCGCATGATGTCGGACATCGTGCCGGCGTTCATCGCCGCCTGCGACGGGGAGTTGAAGCATTTCGATCTGCGCTGGTATCCGGAATCCGCGCTGACCGTGGTGATGGCGGCGAAGGGCTATCCCGGCGACTACCAGAAGGGCACGCGCATCGAGGGGCTCGATGACGCAGCCAAGGTGGAGACCGTCGAGATCTTCCACGCCGGCACGGTCGAGAAGGAAAGTGCGATCCTCGCCAATGGCGGCCGCGTGCTCAATGTCTGCGCGCTCGGCAAGACTGTCACAGAGGCGCAGAGCCGCGCCTATCAGGCTGTCGACCGCATCAACTGGCCGGACGGCTTCTGCCGCCGCGACATCGGCTGGCAGGCGGTGGAAGCGGAGAAGGCCAAGGGCTGA
- a CDS encoding alpha/beta fold hydrolase: MSDLADLYPGFASEWINTSFGSIFARVGGSGPPLLLLHGFSETHVMWHRVAPELADRFTLIIADLPGYGWSDMPESDALHIPYSKRAMAKAMVEAMERLGHVHFALVGHDRGGRVSYRLALDHPGRLSKLAVLDILPTYNYWERMNRAYALKIYHWTFLAQPAPLPETLISGNGEFFLRFKMASQTKSKTLDAIDKRALEHYLAPFRDPARVHAMCEDYRAGAYFDYDLDKADFEAGKKITVPMLALWGNAGIAQAAATPLDTWKQWATNVDGMPVDSGHFLTEENPDVTAKALREFFLAP, translated from the coding sequence ATGTCCGATCTCGCCGACCTCTATCCCGGCTTCGCCTCGGAATGGATCAACACCTCCTTCGGCAGCATCTTCGCCCGCGTCGGCGGCAGCGGGCCGCCGCTGCTGCTGCTGCACGGCTTCTCCGAGACGCATGTGATGTGGCACCGCGTGGCGCCTGAGCTTGCCGACAGGTTCACGCTGATCATCGCCGACCTGCCCGGCTATGGCTGGTCCGACATGCCCGAGAGCGATGCGCTGCACATCCCCTACAGCAAGCGCGCGATGGCGAAAGCCATGGTCGAGGCGATGGAGCGGCTCGGCCATGTGCACTTTGCGCTCGTCGGTCACGACCGCGGTGGCCGCGTGTCGTATCGCCTGGCGCTCGATCATCCCGGACGGCTGTCGAAGCTCGCCGTACTCGATATCCTGCCGACCTATAATTACTGGGAGCGGATGAACCGCGCCTATGCGCTGAAGATCTATCACTGGACTTTTCTGGCCCAGCCCGCGCCGCTGCCGGAGACGCTGATCTCGGGCAATGGCGAGTTCTTCCTGCGCTTCAAGATGGCGAGCCAGACCAAGTCGAAGACGCTGGATGCGATCGACAAGCGCGCGCTCGAACATTACCTCGCCCCGTTCCGCGACCCCGCACGCGTCCATGCGATGTGCGAGGATTACCGCGCCGGCGCCTATTTCGACTACGACCTCGACAAGGCCGATTTCGAGGCCGGCAAGAAGATCACGGTGCCGATGCTGGCGCTGTGGGGCAATGCCGGCATCGCGCAGGCCGCCGCGACGCCGCTCGATACATGGAAGCAATGGGCGACCAATGTCGACGGCATGCCCGTGGATTCCGGGCACTTTCTCACGGAGGAGAACCCGGATGTGACCGCGAAGGCGCTGCGCGAGTTCTTCCTCGCGCCTTAG